The Bacteroidales bacterium DNA segment GGAAATATTAATGTCTGAAGATTCCCTTATGGAGGAATTTGATTTGGAAAAGAAACAGGCATTTATAGAGCAACAGCAAAAAAAGTACGGTGCTGAAACAACCGGTGAACTAATGGATAGATTGAGCACCCATCCCACCAGCATTATTTTGGCCCAGGCTGCTGTTGAATCAAACTGGGGCAGTGCACGGAGTTATTCGGAAGCCAACAATCCGTTCCAGGTCTTGTCAGTTGATTCTTCCGAAGCCCGGCTTAAAACATTCGCTGAAGACGGGAGTGTCGTTTATTTAAAAAAATACGATAACCTGCCGGCTTCTGTAGTGGATTATTTTCGGAATATAAACCGTGCGGACCGGTTGGCCCCTTTTCAGAGAAACCGGCAAACTACCGACAATCCTTTGGAATTGGTGCAATATCTTGATGCTTATGCTCCCGGATACGGTGAAAAATACATTCAGACGCTGGCCAATGTCATACGCAGGAATAATCTAACCCGCTACGATACCTGGGAGATTGACTCTTCTTATATTAATATATTAACCAGGGATGAAATGCGGGCTATACTAAAAGCCCAAACCGAAAGAGAAAAAAATATTGTCTCTTCCGATGCACAGCATATTAAAAAGATACAATCGAGAAGTGTTGACGTCCAGTACAGGGAAATCACCGGTCCTGAGTCGATTATCGAGGTCGACAGCAAATATGTCGTACCCAATGTTTATACCAACGTGATCGATCTGAAGTATCTTCCTTTGGAGGAGCGGAAGAAGAAATTCCTGGATATGTTGCTTCCTTCGGTTTTAACGGCTTCCTATGGTATACGGCAAACCCGGAAACGAATTTCTGCCATTCAGGAAAGCAAAGCACAAAACCAACCCCTATCCCCCTCGGACAGTGTATTTCTCCAGAAACAGCTAAAAGACTGGAGGGCCGATGATATAGAAGAATTACTGAATGTGAAGCTGATTACACGTCCGAACAGCATTATGCTGGCTCAGGCTGCCCTGGAAACCGGTTGGGGCAGTTCCAGGTTTTTTGTAGCAGCAAACAATACCTTTGGTGTCTGGTCATTTAATTCGAATGAATCAAGGATACGCGCCCTTGGAACACGGAATGGCACTCCGATATATGTAAGAAAATACGGAAATTTGTCAGCCAGCATTATAGATTATTACAAAGTAATAGCCAAAGGCCCTTATGATGAATATCGTAAAGCCCGACAAAGAACAGATGACCCCTATGAGCTGGTGGAATATTTGTTTCGGTACAGTGAGATGGGCCAGGAGTATATTGACCGGCTAAAAACGGTTATGCGAAAGTCGGATTTGGTACAATATGATGATTACCAGATTGATCCGGCGTTTCTAAAAACAGAATAAAATTTTTCACACAATATAACTTTTAATCCTTAAGCTTATCGGTTTTATGAATAATCAACATCAACTCAAGTCATCATTTTTGTTTTTCTTCGTTCTGGTTATCGGATTGTTGCTTCAATCGAGGTCTTTACCGGCACAAAGTACAGGGGAAAATCACCTCAATTGTTTTACTTATCATCGGTTTGGAGAACAAAAGTATCCTTCCACGAATATTGATACCGAGCTTTTCGAACAACACTTAAAGTTTCTGCATGAAAACGATTATACAGTGTTAACATTTGGGGAAGCTTTGGACAAGCTGAAGTCTTCGGATAAGGTTCCCGAAAAAACCGTAGTATTGACAGTGGATGATGGGTACAAATCTTTTAAGACAGATGCGGTCCCCCTTTTGGAAAAATATGGTTTTTCGGCCACTGTTTTTTTATGCACTCAATATGTAGGCAAATCCGGCTATTTATCCTGGGATGACATACGGGCACTGCAAGATAAAGGTTATGAATTTGGCAACCATTCCCATTCCCACGATCATTTTTTGAACTACTCTGATGAACGCACGCGGGAAGAATTTAAGAAAGACCTTGCTCAGGCGGAGCAAATTTTTCAACGGGAGCTTGGCTACAAACCGGACTTTTACTGTTATCCTTACGGAGAATACAATCCGGATATACAGAATATTTTGAGGGAAAACGGTTATCAGGCCGGTGCTGCGCAAAAATCCGGGGTCATCCGGACGGGGAGTGATGTGTATGCCTTGCCCAGGTTTCCCATGAATTCAAACTATGGGGAGATCAGTAAATTTCGTTCCAAAGCCCGGATGAAAGCTTTGCCTGTTATAAAAAAAGAACCTGAAAATCCGGAAATTAAAAACACCAATCCTCCTCAGTTAACGCTTCAAATTGATCCGGATAAGATCAATACGAATCACATTCAGTGCTTTGTTAACGGAAGAAAAATCTGTACTGTCTCCCGGCAGAACAACTCCCGTTTTACTCTTACCGTACAGTCTACTGAAAAGCTCCAAACCCGGCGTACTTTGTATACCATTACCGCCCCCTCAAAGTCAGGGAGCGAGTGGCACTGGTATTCGCATCTTTGGGTAAATACCCAATACGGGGAATAGTGCACCGGTTTGTTTGCTTTTATAGATTTTTGTTATTTTGAATCATGATTGACCCATAATTTTATGCTTATGAGTGATAAACGTTTTAATATCACTAAATTATATCATGATTCCAGGCAGGTACTCTTTAAGCCCAAAACATACTTCTCATCCATGGAGACAGAAGGGGGGTGGGAAGAACCCATCCTGCAAACATTCCTGTATGGTGTTTTATCCGGCCTTTTCATTCTGCTATGGAGCCTTCTGGATGTTATAGGTATCACGGAGGGTGTTTTTAGCGGGGATGTAGGCGTTGTAGGTTTTTTTAGTACCATCTTCGGAGCCGTCATAGGCCTTTTTATCGGAGCCTTTATTATTCTGATCATTTCGGCTATTTCTGATGGAAACAGGGATTTTGACAGTTGTTTGCGGATAGCAGCAGCCATTATGGTCCTTCTTCCTGTCAATGCCTTTCTGGGATTTTTTGATGGCATTAGTTATGTTCTTGGAGCGGTGATCAGCCTGGGAGTTAATCTTTATGGGGTCTATATGCTTTATATTGCACTTACGGTTATTCTGAAAGCGGAAAGCAAAGCTGCCAGGACCATTTCTTATATTCTCGCGGGATTGTTGGTATTGTTCCTGGTGGCTGTTTTGTTTGCACGAAATGCTGTGATGAAGTATAATGAAAGGATTGAACGGGAGAGGGGGGAGATGGTCCGTGAGATGAATGGGGAAGATGAAGTCCGTGGCAAGGCAAGGGTGCATTCCCAATTTTTTCCAAAAGAGAAAGAAAATATATTTCATTCCTACGGAATTCCGTAAACCAGAACATCACTTATTACCCGACCGGCAGCTGCCGGATGACATCTTTGTAGGCCCAGATGTAAATCCGGGTACCTAGATTCACATAAAACCGCAATCCATCAGTCGCCGGATGAAATAAAAGAGGGTGCTTGGAAAAAATCGGGCATGCACCCTTGCTGTTTTTTAAACCATTCCTTCTTGCAGGAAATGTTTCGGAACTTTCTGTCCGCTTTTATTCCTGATTGATTCGGGTTAGGATTCTGAAGTACCTTTTTCCTGTTT contains these protein-coding regions:
- a CDS encoding YIP1 family protein, whose protein sequence is MSDKRFNITKLYHDSRQVLFKPKTYFSSMETEGGWEEPILQTFLYGVLSGLFILLWSLLDVIGITEGVFSGDVGVVGFFSTIFGAVIGLFIGAFIILIISAISDGNRDFDSCLRIAAAIMVLLPVNAFLGFFDGISYVLGAVISLGVNLYGVYMLYIALTVILKAESKAARTISYILAGLLVLFLVAVLFARNAVMKYNERIERERGEMVREMNGEDEVRGKARVHSQFFPKEKENIFHSYGIP
- a CDS encoding glucosaminidase domain-containing protein → MSIFRPAFFIVLITLFSCGDQTDEDPYQSYSQQELRFMAQFEHDLLNQMARKTLSVQRKTVNSPDEIKPLQERDVKPVVYNQLLSTQYMEKDHQKQVFIAQMLPQILITKFYLDQQRKVLEILMSEDSLMEEFDLEKKQAFIEQQQKKYGAETTGELMDRLSTHPTSIILAQAAVESNWGSARSYSEANNPFQVLSVDSSEARLKTFAEDGSVVYLKKYDNLPASVVDYFRNINRADRLAPFQRNRQTTDNPLELVQYLDAYAPGYGEKYIQTLANVIRRNNLTRYDTWEIDSSYINILTRDEMRAILKAQTEREKNIVSSDAQHIKKIQSRSVDVQYREITGPESIIEVDSKYVVPNVYTNVIDLKYLPLEERKKKFLDMLLPSVLTASYGIRQTRKRISAIQESKAQNQPLSPSDSVFLQKQLKDWRADDIEELLNVKLITRPNSIMLAQAALETGWGSSRFFVAANNTFGVWSFNSNESRIRALGTRNGTPIYVRKYGNLSASIIDYYKVIAKGPYDEYRKARQRTDDPYELVEYLFRYSEMGQEYIDRLKTVMRKSDLVQYDDYQIDPAFLKTE
- a CDS encoding polysaccharide deacetylase family protein, which encodes MNNQHQLKSSFLFFFVLVIGLLLQSRSLPAQSTGENHLNCFTYHRFGEQKYPSTNIDTELFEQHLKFLHENDYTVLTFGEALDKLKSSDKVPEKTVVLTVDDGYKSFKTDAVPLLEKYGFSATVFLCTQYVGKSGYLSWDDIRALQDKGYEFGNHSHSHDHFLNYSDERTREEFKKDLAQAEQIFQRELGYKPDFYCYPYGEYNPDIQNILRENGYQAGAAQKSGVIRTGSDVYALPRFPMNSNYGEISKFRSKARMKALPVIKKEPENPEIKNTNPPQLTLQIDPDKINTNHIQCFVNGRKICTVSRQNNSRFTLTVQSTEKLQTRRTLYTITAPSKSGSEWHWYSHLWVNTQYGE